Genomic segment of Nocardiopsis mwathae:
TCGGTGCCGTGGTGCTCGGCGGGGACGGAGCCGAGGCCGGCGGGGTGCGCCAGGAACTCGTCATAGGCGAACGGGAAGTCGGGGCCGCACATGTTCAGCGGCGCCTGCGACGACGCGGCGGCGGACTCCGATGCCTCGGTGTTGGGCACGGCGGTGGGCACAGCGGACGTCATGGGGGTGGTTCCTCCAGGTGGGCGCGGTCAGCGGATGAGCGGCGCGGGGTGTCGGATGGCGTCGACCGCGGGAGCGCGGCCGGTGGCCCGGGTCAGGGGGCGGTGAGGGCCGAGTACAGCTCGGGTCGGCGGTCGTCGAGGTAGGGGGTGGCGGCGCGGGCCGCCCGCAGCACGGCGGTGTCGACGTCGGCCACCAGCAGCCGCTCGTCGGCCCCGGCGCGCAGAACCTCGCCGCCGTCCGGCCCGACCAGGCAGCTCAGCCCGCAGTAGTCCAACTCGCCCTCGCGGTCGCAGCGGTTGACGTAGGCGACGAAGAGCCCGTTCTCCAGCGCGCGGGCCGGGACGATCGTGGTGGCCACGCCGGTGTGCGGGAGCATCAGCGCGGTGGGCACCAGCAGCAGTTCGGTGCCGGCCAGCGCGTGGGCCCGGACGATCTCGGGGAACTCGACGTCGTAGCAGATGAGCAGGCCGAGGCGGACACCGTCGAGGGTGGCCTGGACGACCGGTCGGCCGCCCGGGGCGAAGGCGGCGCGGTCGAGGTCGCCGAAGAGGTGGTTCTTGCGGTACTCCGCGAGCACGGCGCCGGAGGGGTCGACCAGGCGCACCGTGTTGTACACCCGATCGCCGTCGCGCTCGGGATACCCGTAGAGGAGGGCGATGCCGCTCTGTGCGGCGATCCGGGCGACCTCGGTGTGCAGCGGTCCGTCGGCGCCCTCGGCCAGGCGGGCGATGCCGTCGCCGATGTTGTAGCCGGTCATGGACATCTCGGGGCCGACCATGAGTCGGGCTCCGGCCGCGGCGGCCGCGTGGGCGCGGCCCTCCAGCCGCCGCAGGGCGCTGTCGACGTCACCGCTGGTGCCGGTGCCCTGGTCCAGGGCGACGCGCAGCACCGCTCCCGGGTCGGTGGCACCGGCACCGGTCGGGTTCGCAAGCCTGGTCATGGGGGTCCTCCCATCGTTCCCGTCGACGGCGGGCCGATCCGCGGTGGCCGGCCGCCCGATCCACTGTAGACGCAATGCCCGGCCAGAATATTGCGCTCCACCTGGATATTCATTGCGTTGTTCCGGAACGCTCAAGCGAATCGTTGACGACTCGTGGGAAATCACGGACGAAACGGGAGCGGGGGTGGTGCCGACGGTCGGACCGTCGGCACCACCCCCGCGTCGCCGGCTCACGCCCTGGGGCGTGTTTGGCGGATGCTTTCCGGTGAGCGAGCGGCCGTCCGGGGCGGCGCTCGCAAGCCGCTTCACGAAGTCAATCCAGGTCGGCTTCACGAGTGGAGCGGCGCAGCGAGCGTCGTTCCGGTGGCCGCGAGCCGGGAATGATCCGTCAAACACGCCCTAGGGGCGCTGCTCCGCGGGGGCGGCGGTGGCCTCCGCCTCCAGCCGGGAGTTGCGCATGCTGTAGCCGAAGTAGATCACCAGGCCGGCGGCCAGCCAGAGACCGAAGGTGACCCAGGTGGCCACGCCCATGCTCAGCATCAGGTAGGCGCAGGACAGCACGCCCAGTACCGGGGTGAGCGGGGCGAAGGGCACCCGGAAGTTGCGGGGCAGCTCCGGGCGGTTCCGGCGCAGCACCAGCACGGCCACGTTGACCAGCGCGAAGGCGAACAGGGTGCCGATGCTGGTGGCGTCGGCCAGGTGGCCGAGCGGGACCAGGGCGGCGAGCACGGCGATGAACGCGGTGATGATGATGGTGTTCCACCGCGGGGTGCCGTTGGCGTCGACCTTGGAGAAGATCTTCGGGATGAGGCCGTCGCGGGACATCGCGAACAGGATGCGGGTCTGGCCGTAGAGCACGACCAGCACGACGCTGGCGATCGCGATGACCGCGCCGGCCGCGAAGACGACCGACCAGATCGGGGTGCCGGTGACCTCGGTGAGGATCTGGGCCAGGGTGGCCTCGGTCTCGCCGAAGATGCCCCACGGCACCGCGCCCACGGCGGCGAAGGCGACCAGGCAGTACAGCGCGGTCACGATGATCATCGAGAGCATGATCGCGCGCGGGAGGTCCCGCTGCGGGTTCTTGGCCTCCTCACCGGCGGTGGAGGCGGCGTCGAACCCGATATAGGAGAAGAACAGGGTGGCGCCGGCGGCACTCACGCCCGCCATGCCCAGCGGCATGAAGGGGGCGAAGTTGCCGTCCTGCACGGCGGTGATGGCGATGGCCACGAACATGACCAGCACGCCGAGCTTGATGACGACCATGACGCTGTTCAGCCACGCGCTCTCGCGGATGCCGACCAGCAGCGCGGCCATCGCCAGCACGACCACCACGGCCGCGGGGATGTTGATGATCCCGCCCTCGGCGCCCGGCGGCTGCGTGAGGCCTTCCGGCAGGCTGATGCCGGTGACGAGGAAGAGGAGCTGGTTGATGTACTCACCCCAGCCCACGGCGACGGCGGCCACCGACACCCCGTAGGTGAGCATCAGACACCAGCCGCACACCCAGGCGACGAGCTCGCCCATGGTGGCGTACGAGTAGGAGTAGGCCGAGCCGGAGGCCGGGATCATCCCGGCGAGCTCGGCGTAGGCGAGCGCGGAGAAGAGCGCGGTGATGCCCGCGATCACGAACGCCAGGATGACGGCCGGCCCGGCGACCGGCACTGCCTCGCCGAGCACGACGAAGATGCCGGTGCCCAGGGTGGCGCCGATGCTGATCATCGTCAGCTGCGCCAGTCCCATCGACCGCCTCAGGCTGCCGCCCTGGCCCTGGCCGGTCTCGTCGACCAGCCGCTCCACCGGCTTGCACCGCTTGATGCGCGTACCGATCCCGGTCGGAGCCGGGGCTGCGGCTTGTTTCTGCGCGGTGTCCTCGACCAACTGCATGCTCCTCGGGGGGTGTCGGAGGGAACGCACGGCGTGCACGACGACGTACGGACGCACGTGGATGTACGGGAGAGCGCCTCCGGCGACACGGGAAGGTCGGCATCATGCGCCACACATGTACCGATATGCCGGAAAAGCACCGTTGCAACGGTACCCGTGTTACCTGGGCAACAGAACCATCATCCTTTGCAGGATCAAGGTGAACACCCTGCAAACGTTGCCCCCACGCGCAATGAAACGCACGCAATTGTGCGTGATGTCACATTTGCCTGTGGCGCGGACGTCATGATCGACATCACCCCACACCAGAACGCGAGGTGGTAAATTTCTGTGTCTCCTACTCCGACCGTGTGCTCCCGATCACCGCGGACATAACCGAGGAGTGGGGGCGCCTGAGCGTTCCCGACCCTCTGCCCGTGATCGACGGCCTGTCGGCGGCGACGGCAAAGGTGCACGGACTGACGCTCGTGACCCGCAACACCAAGGACGTCCGTCGACCCGGCGTGGACCTGCTCGACCCTTTCACCTTCGGGAAGTAGCACGAACGGGCGGGGAGCCGTCGGCTCTCCGCCCGTTCGTGGGGTCGGGTGCGGTGTCCGCGACACCGGGAACTCGGTCAGTCGGCCACCGAGACGCTGGGTTCGCCCGACTCCGCGCCGGAGTCCTTCATCTCCTCGGCCAGCCGCATGGCCTCCTCGATCAGCGTCTCCACGATCTTGGACTCGGGGACGGTCTTGATGACCTCGCCCTTGACGAAGATCTGGCCCTTGCCGTTGCCCGAGGCCACACCGAGGTCGGCGTCGCGCGCCTCGCCCGGCCCGTTGACGACGCAGCCCATGACGGCCACCCGCAGCGGCACGTCCATGCCCTCCAGGCCGGCGGTGACCTCGTCGGCCAGCGTGTAGACGTCGACCTGGGCGCGGCCGCAGCTCGGGCAGGAGACGATCTCCAGGCCGCGCTCACGCAGGCCGAGCGACTCCAGGATCTGGTTGCCGACCTTGACCTCCTCGGCCGGAGGCGCCGACAGCGACACCCGGATCGTGTCGCCGATGCCCTCGGCGAGAAGCGCTCCGAAGGCCACCGAGGACTTGATCGTGCCCTGGAAGGCCGGGCCGGCCTCGGTGACGCCCAAGTGCAGCGGGTAGTCGCACTGCTCGGCGAGCAGGCGGTAGGCGTTGATCATCACGACCGGGTCGTTGTGCTTGACCGAGATCTTGATGTCGCGGAAGCCGTGCTCCTCGAACAGCGAGCACTCCCACAGCGCCGACTCCACCAGCGCCTCGGGGGTGGCCTTGCCGTACTTGGCCATCAGGCGCTTGTCCAGCGACCCGGCGTTGACGCCGATGCGGATCGGCACACCCGCGTCGCTCGCCGCCTTGGCGATCTCGCCGACCTTGTCGTCGAACTTCTTGATGTTGCCCGGGTTGACGCGCACCGCCGCGCAGCCCGCGTCGATCGCGGCGAAGACGTACTTGGGCTGGAAGTGGATGTCGGCGATCACCGGGATCTGCGACTTCTTCGCGATGATCGGCAGTGCCTCGGCGTCGTCGGCGCTGGGCACCGCGACCCGCACGATCTGGCAGCCGGAGGCGGTGAGCTCGGCGATCTGCTGCAGCGTGGAGTTGATGTCCGCGGTCACCGTCGTCGTCATCGACTGGACGGACACCGGCGCGTCGCCGCCCACGGGCACGTTTCCGACCATGATCTGCCTCGATCGGCGCCGGGTCGCGAGCGGGCGCGGGGGCGCTGAGGGCATTCCGAGATCGATGGTCACGCAGTCTCACTCCTCGGCCACCGGAGTCGGCCGGCGGCGTCGCTTGACGAAGTCATGAGTACCTAGGGGCACTTGGGCACCTGGCGGTACGCGGGGGCCGACGAGGCACCACGGTACCGGGAGGCACCGACGTACCGTCCTGGCACGCGCGCGGCGCCTCGGGCGGACGCGGAAGGGACCTCGCGTGCCTGCGTCCGCGTATGCCAGATTACCGGCCCTGCGTGGGACAGTGCGCCGAATGTGGGCGAAACAACGGGTGATGAGACGTCTGCGTCCTGTGTCTTCTCACGCCCGCACCTCGCCCGCGCCCGGCGTCACTGGACCAGGCGGACCGGGTTCACCACATCGGCGACGAGCAGCATCAGGCTGAACGCGATGAAGCACACCACGACGATGTAGGCCACCGGCATGAGCTGGGCGACGTCGAACGGCCCGGGGTCGGGGCGGCGGAAGAGCCGCGCGAGGTTGCGGCGCAGCGACTCCCACATCGCCCCCACGATGTGGCCGCCGTCCAGCGGCAGGATCGGCAGCATGTTGAAGGCGAACAGGAACAGGTTGACGCCGGCCAGCATGTTCAGCAGGAAGGCGGTGCGCTCGACGAGCGGGATCGGCTGGGAGAGGATCTCCCCGCCGATGCGCGAGGCGCCCACGATGCCGACCGGGGAGTCGATGGTGCGCTGCTCACCGAGGAAGGCGGCCCGGAACACGTCGTCGACCTTGGACGGCAGCGCGATGATCGCCTTGCCGACACCGACGACCATGTCGCCCATGTAGGCGGCGCTCTCGCCCGGCCCCATCGCCTGGCGCTCGCGGTCGAAGGTGATACCGAGGAATCCGGCGGTCTGCAGCTCGGGGACCTGTATACCCCGGTCGTCCTTGACCGGGTTCCCGTCGGCGTCGGTCTTGTAGACGATGTCGCCGTCGGCGTCGCGCGCCACGACCTGGTTCTCGATGAGGTCGGGCGTGAGCGTGTGGATCTCGCCGTCGCGCCGGACCTCGATCTCGGTCGGCCCGATCGCGTCGCGGATGGCCAGGTTGGCCGCCGCCCAGGTGGGCGTGGGCTCGCCGTCGACCCGGACGATCTCGTCGCCGGGCCGGAACCCGGCCGCGGCGGCCGGGCTCGGCGTGGCGTCCGCCGGGCACTCCGTCGACGTGGCGTCTGCGGGGACGA
This window contains:
- the ispG gene encoding flavodoxin-dependent (E)-4-hydroxy-3-methylbut-2-enyl-diphosphate synthase; this encodes MTIDLGMPSAPPRPLATRRRSRQIMVGNVPVGGDAPVSVQSMTTTVTADINSTLQQIAELTASGCQIVRVAVPSADDAEALPIIAKKSQIPVIADIHFQPKYVFAAIDAGCAAVRVNPGNIKKFDDKVGEIAKAASDAGVPIRIGVNAGSLDKRLMAKYGKATPEALVESALWECSLFEEHGFRDIKISVKHNDPVVMINAYRLLAEQCDYPLHLGVTEAGPAFQGTIKSSVAFGALLAEGIGDTIRVSLSAPPAEEVKVGNQILESLGLRERGLEIVSCPSCGRAQVDVYTLADEVTAGLEGMDVPLRVAVMGCVVNGPGEARDADLGVASGNGKGQIFVKGEVIKTVPESKIVETLIEEAMRLAEEMKDSGAESGEPSVSVAD
- a CDS encoding PIN domain-containing protein, translating into MWRGRHDRHHPTPEREVVNFCVSYSDRVLPITADITEEWGRLSVPDPLPVIDGLSAATAKVHGLTLVTRNTKDVRRPGVDLLDPFTFGK
- a CDS encoding M50 family metallopeptidase: MVTLLTTLGIILFFLGLLFSIAWHELGHLGTAKMFGIRCTQYMVGFGKTLWSRKWGDTEYGVKLIPLGGYVRMVGMIPPAAERRDTSGKPMSRWRAMIEDAREANHVEIRPGDEDRLFYQRAPWKRLIVMVAGPAMNLILAVILFSIVLMGIGVMQPTTTVGSVSECVVPADATSTECPADATPSPAAAAGFRPGDEIVRVDGEPTPTWAAANLAIRDAIGPTEIEVRRDGEIHTLTPDLIENQVVARDADGDIVYKTDADGNPVKDDRGIQVPELQTAGFLGITFDRERQAMGPGESAAYMGDMVVGVGKAIIALPSKVDDVFRAAFLGEQRTIDSPVGIVGASRIGGEILSQPIPLVERTAFLLNMLAGVNLFLFAFNMLPILPLDGGHIVGAMWESLRRNLARLFRRPDPGPFDVAQLMPVAYIVVVCFIAFSLMLLVADVVNPVRLVQ
- a CDS encoding carbon-nitrogen hydrolase family protein, with protein sequence MTRLANPTGAGATDPGAVLRVALDQGTGTSGDVDSALRRLEGRAHAAAAAGARLMVGPEMSMTGYNIGDGIARLAEGADGPLHTEVARIAAQSGIALLYGYPERDGDRVYNTVRLVDPSGAVLAEYRKNHLFGDLDRAAFAPGGRPVVQATLDGVRLGLLICYDVEFPEIVRAHALAGTELLLVPTALMLPHTGVATTIVPARALENGLFVAYVNRCDREGELDYCGLSCLVGPDGGEVLRAGADERLLVADVDTAVLRAARAATPYLDDRRPELYSALTAP
- a CDS encoding amino acid permease, whose amino-acid sequence is MQLVEDTAQKQAAAPAPTGIGTRIKRCKPVERLVDETGQGQGGSLRRSMGLAQLTMISIGATLGTGIFVVLGEAVPVAGPAVILAFVIAGITALFSALAYAELAGMIPASGSAYSYSYATMGELVAWVCGWCLMLTYGVSVAAVAVGWGEYINQLLFLVTGISLPEGLTQPPGAEGGIINIPAAVVVVLAMAALLVGIRESAWLNSVMVVIKLGVLVMFVAIAITAVQDGNFAPFMPLGMAGVSAAGATLFFSYIGFDAASTAGEEAKNPQRDLPRAIMLSMIIVTALYCLVAFAAVGAVPWGIFGETEATLAQILTEVTGTPIWSVVFAAGAVIAIASVVLVVLYGQTRILFAMSRDGLIPKIFSKVDANGTPRWNTIIITAFIAVLAALVPLGHLADATSIGTLFAFALVNVAVLVLRRNRPELPRNFRVPFAPLTPVLGVLSCAYLMLSMGVATWVTFGLWLAAGLVIYFGYSMRNSRLEAEATAAPAEQRP